One window from the genome of Dyella sp. A6 encodes:
- a CDS encoding DNA polymerase III subunit chi has product MRADFYLIDKPRFREQPLLLVCELAKKACAAQQPTLILCRDFGQAEAIDDLLWSFDADAFIPHQLAGDDDDAETAVLVVPPGIDTPARPLTINLRDDCPADVGERVLEVVAADPSAREGSRDRWREYLRRGFQVNKHDM; this is encoded by the coding sequence ATGCGCGCCGACTTCTACCTGATCGACAAGCCCCGCTTTCGCGAGCAGCCTTTGCTGCTGGTGTGCGAACTGGCGAAGAAGGCCTGTGCGGCACAGCAGCCCACGCTGATCCTGTGCCGCGATTTCGGCCAGGCCGAGGCAATCGACGACCTGCTGTGGTCCTTCGACGCCGACGCCTTCATCCCGCACCAGCTGGCCGGCGACGATGACGATGCCGAGACCGCAGTACTGGTGGTTCCACCCGGCATCGACACACCGGCACGGCCACTGACGATCAACCTGCGCGACGACTGCCCGGCCGATGTCGGCGAACGCGTGCTTGAAGTGGTGGCAGCCGACCCGTCGGCACGCGAAGGCTCACGCGACCGCTGGCGTGAATACCTGCGCCGCGGCTTCCAGGTGAACAAGCACGACATGTAG